A single window of Modestobacter italicus DNA harbors:
- a CDS encoding glycoside hydrolase family 3 protein, protein MTRRTTTSPDGVTFRDLNGNGVLDPYEDPRLSPAERVADLLPRLSAEEKAGLLFHMITGVGEPGAHDVPGPFGPRTPRDLVTGLHLNHFNVGQLPPVRETVRWQNAMQELAEETPHGIPITFSSDPRHGFTQNIGMALAADALSQWPEPLGLAAIGDPELVQRFADIARQEYLALGLRAALHPQVDLATEPRWARQAQTFGQDRATASVFVTAWLRGMQGEVLGSDGVACTTKHFPGGGPQADGEDPHFPYGREQVYPGGRFDEHLEPFRAAIAAGTSGLMPYYGMPVGLSLDGEPVEEVGFAFNRRILTGLLRQELSFDGVVLSDWGLVTDVEVFGKPFPAKAWGVEHLSPLERVALLLEAGCDQLGGETRTDLVLELLRQGRLTDERLDESVRRVLLVKFQLGLFDDPYVDEDAAGRVVGAAEFRAAGHRAQAEAVTVLRNEGVLPLGKGRRVYVEGVDPGVAAGLGTVVTDPADADVAVVRLAAPHEARDTYFLEAMTHQGSLDFPAAVVDRIVALAARVPVVLDVYLDRPAVLSPFDEVVRALVVDFGASDAALLDALTGRVSPRGRLPVELPRSMAAVRASRPDVPSDTADPLYPHGFGLDLPPTPHGSPVGS, encoded by the coding sequence ATGACCCGCAGGACGACCACCTCCCCGGACGGCGTCACGTTCCGGGACCTCAACGGCAACGGCGTACTGGACCCGTACGAGGACCCGCGGCTGTCCCCCGCGGAGCGCGTCGCAGACCTCCTCCCCCGGTTGTCGGCGGAGGAGAAGGCCGGCCTGCTGTTCCACATGATCACCGGGGTGGGCGAGCCCGGAGCCCACGACGTGCCGGGGCCCTTCGGCCCGCGGACGCCGCGGGACCTGGTGACCGGGCTCCACCTCAACCACTTCAACGTCGGCCAGCTACCCCCGGTGCGTGAGACGGTCCGCTGGCAGAACGCGATGCAGGAGCTGGCGGAGGAGACCCCGCACGGCATCCCGATCACCTTCTCCAGCGACCCGCGGCACGGGTTCACCCAGAACATCGGCATGGCCCTGGCCGCGGACGCCCTGTCGCAGTGGCCGGAGCCGCTCGGCCTGGCCGCCATCGGCGACCCCGAGCTGGTGCAGCGGTTCGCCGACATCGCCCGCCAGGAGTACCTGGCCCTGGGCCTGCGCGCAGCCTTGCACCCGCAGGTCGACCTGGCGACCGAGCCGCGCTGGGCCCGGCAGGCGCAGACGTTCGGGCAGGACCGCGCGACCGCTTCCGTGTTCGTCACCGCCTGGCTGCGGGGCATGCAGGGCGAGGTCCTGGGGTCCGACGGCGTCGCGTGCACCACGAAGCACTTCCCCGGCGGCGGCCCGCAGGCCGACGGTGAGGACCCGCACTTCCCGTACGGCCGGGAGCAGGTCTACCCCGGGGGGCGGTTCGACGAGCACCTCGAGCCCTTCCGGGCGGCGATCGCCGCGGGCACCAGCGGGCTGATGCCCTACTACGGCATGCCGGTGGGGTTGTCGCTGGACGGCGAGCCGGTCGAGGAGGTCGGTTTCGCGTTCAACCGCCGGATCCTGACCGGCCTGCTGCGGCAGGAGCTGAGCTTCGACGGCGTGGTGCTCAGCGACTGGGGGCTGGTCACCGACGTCGAGGTCTTCGGGAAGCCCTTCCCGGCCAAGGCGTGGGGCGTCGAGCACCTGTCCCCGCTCGAACGCGTCGCCCTCCTGCTGGAGGCAGGCTGCGACCAGCTGGGCGGCGAGACGCGGACGGACCTGGTGCTGGAGCTGCTCCGTCAGGGCCGGCTCACCGATGAGCGGCTGGACGAGTCGGTGCGACGGGTCCTGCTCGTCAAGTTCCAGCTGGGGCTCTTCGACGACCCCTACGTCGACGAGGACGCGGCCGGGCGGGTCGTCGGCGCCGCGGAGTTCCGCGCGGCCGGCCACCGTGCCCAGGCCGAGGCGGTCACCGTGCTCCGCAACGAGGGGGTCCTCCCGCTCGGCAAGGGCCGCCGGGTCTACGTCGAGGGGGTCGACCCTGGGGTGGCCGCGGGTCTCGGGACGGTGGTCACCGACCCGGCGGACGCCGACGTCGCCGTCGTCCGGCTGGCGGCGCCCCACGAGGCTCGGGACACCTACTTCTTGGAGGCGATGACCCACCAGGGTTCCCTCGACTTCCCCGCCGCGGTGGTGGACCGGATCGTGGCGCTGGCGGCCCGGGTGCCCGTCGTCCTCGACGTCTACCTCGACCGCCCGGCGGTGCTCAGCCCGTTCGACGAAGTGGTCCGGGCCCTGGTGGTCGACTTCGGCGCGAGCGACGCCGCGCTGCTGGACGCCCTCACCGGACGGGTCTCTCCGCGAGGTCGCCTCCCGGTGGAGCTGCCTCGGTCGATGGCGGCGGTGCGCGCTTCCCGGCCGGACGTCCCGTCCGACACCGCGGACCCGCTCTACCCCCATGGCTTCGGACTGGACCTGCCGCCCACGCCTCACGGCAGTCCGGTGGGCTCGTGA
- the soxR gene encoding redox-sensitive transcriptional activator SoxR translates to MELSVGEVAARAGLAPSAVRWYEAQGLVSSTRTAGGARRYPRSVLRRLAFVRAAQNVGLSLAEIRSALGTLPEGRTPTARDWARLSAGWRSRLDEQIAALTQLRDGLDSCIGCGCLSLDRCALSNAGDLAAQEGPGARWLHPALRAGRRPPDIG, encoded by the coding sequence GTGGAGCTCTCGGTCGGGGAGGTCGCCGCCCGGGCCGGTCTCGCGCCGTCGGCGGTGCGCTGGTACGAGGCGCAGGGGCTGGTCAGCTCGACCCGCACGGCGGGCGGTGCCCGCCGCTACCCGCGCAGCGTGCTGCGCCGGCTGGCGTTCGTCCGGGCCGCGCAGAACGTCGGCCTGTCGCTGGCCGAGATCCGCTCCGCGCTGGGCACGCTGCCCGAGGGGCGCACCCCGACCGCCCGGGACTGGGCCCGGCTGTCGGCGGGCTGGCGGAGCCGGCTGGACGAGCAGATCGCCGCGCTCACCCAGCTGCGCGACGGGCTGGACTCCTGCATCGGCTGCGGCTGCCTGTCGCTGGACCGCTGCGCGCTCTCCAACGCCGGCGACCTGGCGGCGCAGGAGGGGCCCGGTGCGCGCTGGCTGCACCCGGCGCTGCGTGCCGGGCGGCGTCCCCCCGACATCGGGTGA
- a CDS encoding SDR family NAD(P)-dependent oxidoreductase, whose amino-acid sequence MTPPTALVTGASRGLGLALATALSAQGWQLVLDARDGDRLAAAVAALPFPDLVTALPGDVADPAHRAALAGAVPARLDLLVSNASDLGPSPLPRLADLPLGAFERVLAVNTVAPLALVQLLLPALRRAGGRVLQVSSDAAVEAYAGWGGYGASKAALDQLSGVLAVEEPGLRVYAVDPGDMATDLHQAAFPGEDVSDRPAPASVVPALLRLVAGELPSGRYRAAELAPAGARA is encoded by the coding sequence ATGACACCCCCCACCGCACTGGTCACCGGCGCCTCCCGCGGCCTCGGTCTCGCCCTGGCCACCGCGCTCAGCGCGCAGGGCTGGCAGCTCGTCCTGGACGCCCGGGACGGCGACCGGCTGGCCGCCGCCGTCGCCGCCCTGCCGTTCCCCGACCTCGTCACCGCGCTCCCCGGCGACGTCGCCGACCCCGCGCACCGCGCCGCGCTGGCCGGCGCCGTCCCCGCCCGGCTCGACCTGCTGGTCAGCAACGCCAGCGACCTGGGCCCCAGCCCGCTCCCCCGGCTCGCCGACCTGCCGCTCGGCGCGTTCGAGCGGGTGCTCGCGGTCAACACCGTGGCGCCGCTGGCGCTGGTGCAGCTGCTGCTGCCGGCGCTGCGCCGGGCCGGTGGACGGGTGCTGCAGGTCAGCTCGGACGCCGCCGTCGAGGCCTACGCCGGCTGGGGCGGCTACGGGGCGAGCAAGGCCGCCCTCGACCAGCTCAGCGGGGTGCTCGCCGTCGAGGAGCCCGGGCTGCGGGTGTACGCGGTCGACCCGGGCGACATGGCCACCGATCTGCACCAGGCCGCGTTCCCGGGCGAGGACGTCAGCGACCGGCCCGCCCCGGCGAGCGTCGTCCCGGCGCTGCTCCGGCTGGTCGCCGGGGAGCTGCCCAGCGGCCGCTACCGGGCCGCGGAGCTGGCCCCCGCGGGAGCGCGGGCATGA
- a CDS encoding S-adenosylmethionine:tRNA ribosyltransferase-isomerase gives MTAPFTLPPGSEATAPPERRGLARDGVTLLAARPGAVTPHRFRDLPDLLAPGDVVVVNTSPTAPARLDAVRGDGTATPVHVATPLDDGGWVVEVRRPDNSGPDLGVEPGSVLLLPGGVELRLVAPFPVPGSRLWRAAADPAVTPAAHLARYGTPIRYGHLARAVPLAALQNVYATPVGPQEMGSAEMASAGRPFTDRLLVRLVARGITVLPLLLHTGVSSPELHEPPAPERFAVPAATARVVTGTRAAGGRVVAVGTTVTRALESATGEDGVTRPASGWTDLVLSADRPARVVGGLVTGLHAPEASHLQLLAAVAGVDLVDRAYRSAVAAHLLWHEFGDSMLFLP, from the coding sequence ATGACCGCGCCGTTCACCCTCCCGCCCGGGTCGGAGGCCACCGCTCCTCCGGAGCGCCGCGGCCTGGCCCGGGACGGCGTCACGCTGCTCGCCGCCCGGCCCGGCGCCGTCACCCCCCACCGCTTCCGCGACCTGCCCGACCTGCTGGCGCCCGGCGACGTCGTCGTGGTCAACACCTCCCCGACCGCCCCGGCCCGGCTGGACGCGGTCCGCGGCGACGGCACCGCCACCCCGGTGCACGTCGCCACCCCGCTGGACGACGGCGGCTGGGTGGTGGAGGTCCGCCGCCCGGACAACAGCGGGCCCGACCTGGGCGTGGAGCCGGGGTCGGTGCTGCTGCTGCCGGGTGGGGTGGAGCTGCGGCTGGTCGCGCCGTTCCCGGTCCCCGGCTCCCGGCTGTGGCGGGCCGCCGCCGACCCGGCGGTGACCCCGGCCGCGCACCTCGCCCGGTACGGGACGCCGATCCGCTACGGCCACCTGGCCCGCGCCGTCCCGCTCGCCGCCCTGCAGAACGTCTACGCCACCCCGGTCGGCCCGCAGGAGATGGGCAGCGCGGAGATGGCCAGCGCCGGACGACCGTTCACCGACCGGCTGCTGGTGCGGCTGGTGGCCCGCGGCATCACCGTGCTGCCGCTGCTGCTGCACACCGGCGTCTCCAGCCCGGAGCTGCACGAGCCCCCGGCCCCGGAGCGGTTCGCTGTCCCGGCGGCCACCGCCCGGGTCGTCACGGGCACCCGGGCGGCGGGCGGGCGGGTCGTCGCGGTCGGCACCACCGTCACCCGGGCGCTGGAGTCGGCCACCGGCGAGGACGGCGTGACCCGGCCGGCGTCGGGCTGGACCGACCTGGTGCTCTCCGCGGACCGGCCGGCGCGGGTGGTGGGCGGTCTGGTCACCGGGCTGCACGCGCCCGAGGCCAGCCACCTGCAGCTGCTCGCCGCGGTCGCCGGGGTGGACCTCGTCGACCGGGCGTACCGGTCGGCGGTCGCCGCGCACCTGCTGTGGCACGAGTTCGGCGACTCGATGCTCTTCCTGCCCTGA